A region from the Candidatus Binatus sp. genome encodes:
- a CDS encoding FAD-binding protein → MSSSLAVSALVGRARDLWDVVVVGGGPAGLAAAIVAAEQELEARVRWRAARPGQLQIDWC, encoded by the coding sequence ATGAGTAGTTCGTTAGCGGTTAGCGCGTTAGTTGGCCGCGCGCGCGACCTGTGGGACGTCGTCGTCGTGGGCGGCGGTCCGGCGGGCTTGGCGGCTGCGATCGTAGCGGCGGAGCAGGAGCTAGAGGCGCGGGTCCGATGGCGCGCAGCGCGACCCGGCCAACTTCAGATCGATTGGTGTTGA